The following is a genomic window from Variovorax paradoxus.
TTGAAGCAGTCCACATCCATCATGATCAAGGCCAGGGTGCTGGCGGTGCGCGCCGCCCGGCTGAACTCGTTGTCCAGCATCATGTCGAACTGCCTGCGGTTCGCGAGGCCGGTCAGGCCGTCTTCCATGGCCAGGGTGTTGAGTGTCTTGTTCAGTGTTTCCAACGCATCGCGTGCCTGCCGAAGCTCGGCCTCGGTTCGCGTTTGCAGCTGGAGCTGCCTTACCAGCCGCCACCCGATGAACCCGACGATCAAGGTCAGGACGGCGATGCCGCCCGAATGCCAAAGCGTTTCGCGCCACCAGTTGGCAAGGATCTCGTCCTTCGACAGGGCTGCTGCAACGAAGAGCGGATAGTTGTCGAGCCGCTGGAAGCTGTTCAATCGCGTCACGCCGTCTTGCGCCGACTTGAAGTAAGCCATGCCCATAGGGCCTTCTGCCGTATAGGTGCGGAAGAGTTCGGTGCCCAGCATGTTGCGACCCGGGGCATCGTCGCTGTAGGGCCGGCGGGTCATCATGGTTCCGTTCTCGTGCACCAGCGCAACGGCCCCTGCCTTGCGTAGAACTTCGAGAAAAAGTCGAGATGGATCGTCGCGAGCGCCACGCCTGCAAAGCTGCCATCCGCATGGTTGATGCGCCGCGAGATCGGCAGCAGCAACCTGCCGGTGGTTCGGCTCTTCACCGGAAGACCGATGTGCGGCCCTCGCTCCTCGTGCGTGCGGTGGAAGACGAAATACTCCCTGTTCGCGTTGTTGAGGTTTTCCGGCTGAGTGGGGCGGGAGTTTGCGACCCAGTTGCCATCCTTGTCGTAGATATGCAGGCCGTCGAGTTGCGGCAGTTCGGCGACACGCGTTGCAAGCACCTTGCGTAGCCGCGCCACATCGGCCTGCTCGGTGCCCTCGTGCTCGACACGTTCCACCATGCCGACCAATACCGTATCGGCTTTCTTGATTGCATCATCTGCCTGCTGCGCCATGGCGCGCGCGAGGTTCGATGTGGCCACGCCCATCTGCTCGAGCTGGTCCGAGCGCGATTGCCAGCTGTTCCACCCGTCGATCGCAAGAAGAATGGCGCAGACGACGACCACGAAAGCCGTCGTACGGAAGGCGATTGACGGTCGATGGAACATCAGGAGTGCTATCGGGGTAGACCAGAAGAGCTTTTGTCGTACTCTGACACATCTGCGCAAGGATTGATACCGATAGAAAGGGGCCTTTCTTGGATTGCTCACGGAGCATTGAGGACCAAGCGCTCTGCAACTTTTACTTTCTAACGAATTTCAGGTGCGTCACGTTCGACGCCGCGACCGTCTTCACCAAGGCCTCCTGCCCGTGGCATTGAAGCGGCGAGCCTAGAAGCTGCGGGTTGGCGCGGCAATGACGATAAAACCTCGGTTTATGCCAAAAGGCCCGCGCGAATGTCTCAGTGGCGCTCAATGAGCAGCACCGTGCCGTGCGCAAGAACACTGGTCCGATCATCGGCGCCTTTTACCCACCCCTGCATCTCGATGATGCTGCCGCCTCTCGGTCGGTCCGCAATCGATAGCACGTTCCACTCGATGAGGACCGTCTCGCTCGCGAGTACGGGGCGCAGCAGGTCGACCGAAAGTTGATTCCCAGCACGTTGCCTTTCTTGGCGAAATGGCTGGCGGTCAATCCCATCAACAGGGACGTGGTGTGGGTGCCGCTTGCGATCAGGCCGCCAAACCGCGTGCCTCTTGCAAACTCGGCATCGTGGTGCAGGGGGTTGTCGTCCCCGGCCGCCTCCGCAAATTTCCTGACTTGCTCTTCGTCGAACGCGTGCGTTCGCGAGAAACGGTAGCCGGGCTCTATGGGCGCGCCGGGCGCGGGTTCAAACTCAGTCATGCGGGTTCGCCAGATCGGTGATGGCTTCCTGGCTTCCGGCTTGCTGTCGCAGGCGGAACTTCTGGATCTTTCCGGTCGCAGTCTTCGGCAAGCTGCTGAATACCACGCGATGCGGACACTTGAAGTGAGCCAGCCGCGCCCGGCAGAAGGCAATGATCTCTTGCTCAGACGGTGCCGCAACACCTGCCCTGAGCTCGATGAACACGCACGGCACCTCTCCCCATTTCTCGTCGGGCTGGGCGACCACGGCGGCATGCAGGACAGCCGGGTGCCCGTGAACCACGTCCTCGACTTCGACGGATGAAATGTTCTCGCCGCCGGAAATGATCACGTCTTTCGAACGATCGGTGATCTGCGCATATCCGTTGCCGTGAAGCACCGCCACGTCGCCGGTACGAAACCAGCCATTGGCAACCGCCTTGCGTGTTGCGGCCTCGTTCTTGAAGTAGCCCATCATGACCGTGTTGCCGCGCAGCATGAGCTCGCCGGCGGTCTTTCCGTCTTGCGGAACGGGCGCCAGCGTGTCCGCGTCGCCGACCATGAGGCTTTCGAACATGGCGGCTCGCACGCCCTGGCGTACCCGGAGCCTGCCTTGCTCGGCCTGGGGAAGATCATTCCAGCCGTCTTGCCACACGCAGCTCACCGGCGTGCCGCAGACCTCCGTGATGCCAAACACATGCTCCACGTCGAAGCCCATGGCCAGCACGGCGTTCAGCACGGCAAGCGGAGGCGGAGATCCCGCTGTCAGTACGCGTACGGGGCGGGACAGTTCGGTGTTTTTCGCCGCGTCGGCCAGCATGGCCATGACCACCGGCGCTGCACACAGATGATCGATCTGGTGCTTGTCGACAGCCTGCAGCACTGCTTCGGCGGACACTCTTCGCAAGCAGACGTGGGTGCCCGCCGCAGCTGTTACGGCCCAGGTGAAGCACCATCCGTTTGCGTGGAACATGGGCAGCGTCCACAGGTATCTCGGCGCCCGGGGCATGGCCCAGTTCGTGATCTGCAGCAGGCTCATGAGATAGGTGCCGCGGTGGCTGGCGACCACGCCCTTCGGGTCCCCCGTTGTGCCCGAGGTGTAGTTCAGCGCAATGGGCTGCCATTCGTCACTGGGCCACCGGCCGGAAAAACCTGGATCGCCGCTCGCCAGCAGAGATTCGTAGTCGGTCTCGCCGATGGGTTCAGCGGGCAGCGCGAGATGGTCGTCGATGTCTATGACCGCAGGCGGACTGTCGAGCAGCTTCAGCGCAGCGGCCACCGTTGCGGCAAACTCCCGGTCGACCATC
Proteins encoded in this region:
- a CDS encoding AMP-binding protein, whose product is MSAESYGRGLDRCEANHVPLTPLGFLDRAALAHPDRAAVVHGELSRTWAQTRERCYRLASALVNRGIEPGDTVSVLAPNTPAMLEAHFGVPLAGAVLNAINHRLDPEGIAFILHHGECKLLMVDREFAATVAAALKLLDSPPAVIDIDDHLALPAEPIGETDYESLLASGDPGFSGRWPSDEWQPIALNYTSGTTGDPKGVVASHRGTYLMSLLQITNWAMPRAPRYLWTLPMFHANGWCFTWAVTAAAGTHVCLRRVSAEAVLQAVDKHQIDHLCAAPVVMAMLADAAKNTELSRPVRVLTAGSPPPLAVLNAVLAMGFDVEHVFGITEVCGTPVSCVWQDGWNDLPQAEQGRLRVRQGVRAAMFESLMVGDADTLAPVPQDGKTAGELMLRGNTVMMGYFKNEAATRKAVANGWFRTGDVAVLHGNGYAQITDRSKDVIISGGENISSVEVEDVVHGHPAVLHAAVVAQPDEKWGEVPCVFIELRAGVAAPSEQEIIAFCRARLAHFKCPHRVVFSSLPKTATGKIQKFRLRQQAGSQEAITDLANPHD
- a CDS encoding GGDEF domain-containing protein produces the protein MMTRRPYSDDAPGRNMLGTELFRTYTAEGPMGMAYFKSAQDGVTRLNSFQRLDNYPLFVAAALSKDEILANWWRETLWHSGGIAVLTLIVGFIGWRLVRQLQLQTRTEAELRQARDALETLNKTLNTLAMEDGLTGLANRRQFDMMLDNEFSRAARTASTLALIMMDVDCFKQYNDIYGHAAGDECLQTIGRTIANLASQRPGDLAARYGGEEMAVLLPNTDVKGAVVLAERIRSAVRDLKIEHSGVADGFVTLSAGVDALIPATGQVQSKELIRAADRALYAAKAGGRNRVCSTAQPAPA
- a CDS encoding cache domain-containing protein, with product MFHRPSIAFRTTAFVVVVCAILLAIDGWNSWQSRSDQLEQMGVATSNLARAMAQQADDAIKKADTVLVGMVERVEHEGTEQADVARLRKVLATRVAELPQLDGLHIYDKDGNWVANSRPTQPENLNNANREYFVFHRTHEERGPHIGLPVKSRTTGRLLLPISRRINHADGSFAGVALATIHLDFFSKFYARQGPLRWCTRTEP
- a CDS encoding MaoC family dehydratase, with amino-acid sequence MTEFEPAPGAPIEPGYRFSRTHAFDEEQVRKFAEAAGDDNPLHHDAEFARGTRFGGLIASGTHTTSLLMGLTASHFAKKGNVLGINFRSTCCAPYSRARRSSSSGTCYRLRTDREAAASSRCRGG